A single window of Granulicella mallensis MP5ACTX8 DNA harbors:
- a CDS encoding DUF6528 family protein codes for MNKQIAFLFLAAVLIGPTGALGQTTAPGASASHPDPIALTDQTKSGPHILLMNYAQVDWGADNPKAVLWSWDPSDSGISGSGWGLPTEAKLRNNSLWGGQWMAVSDSDGMMAVVSYPGKIRKWSINAGTSSNVHGIELLPNGNVAGAASNGGWVRVYAASQGASSEVFAQYDLPDAHNVLWDPSRNVLWALGGNKLVQLRVGGTDAAPALSVVATTLLPSGGGHDLQPVYGDINNLYISAGHVVYVYNKQTGTATVLQNTVGIKSISKQAATGQLIETRPHSSCTQDTWCTDVVEFSSPHDVRTRPGAAIYRARVWNANYQ; via the coding sequence ATGAACAAGCAAATCGCATTCCTATTCCTGGCGGCGGTTCTGATCGGACCTACAGGAGCCTTGGGGCAGACCACCGCCCCAGGCGCCTCTGCGTCTCATCCTGATCCCATTGCTCTCACCGATCAAACCAAGTCCGGCCCGCATATTCTGCTGATGAACTATGCGCAAGTCGATTGGGGAGCAGACAATCCCAAGGCGGTCCTGTGGAGTTGGGATCCTTCAGACAGCGGGATCAGCGGCTCCGGCTGGGGGCTGCCGACAGAGGCTAAGCTACGCAACAACTCGTTGTGGGGTGGCCAGTGGATGGCCGTCAGTGACAGCGATGGCATGATGGCCGTGGTGTCCTATCCCGGCAAGATTCGCAAGTGGTCGATCAACGCCGGTACGAGCTCAAATGTTCATGGCATTGAGCTGTTGCCGAACGGCAACGTCGCAGGCGCTGCCAGCAATGGAGGATGGGTTCGCGTCTACGCAGCCTCGCAGGGTGCATCGTCCGAGGTGTTCGCGCAGTACGATCTGCCAGACGCTCATAATGTGCTGTGGGACCCATCGCGGAATGTGCTGTGGGCATTGGGCGGCAACAAACTCGTCCAGCTCAGAGTTGGTGGAACGGATGCTGCTCCGGCGCTGAGTGTTGTGGCCACCACGTTATTACCCAGCGGAGGCGGTCATGATCTGCAGCCGGTCTACGGCGACATCAACAATCTCTACATCAGCGCCGGTCATGTGGTCTACGTCTACAACAAGCAGACTGGCACCGCGACCGTCCTGCAAAATACCGTAGGCATCAAGAGCATCAGCAAGCAGGCAGCGACGGGACAGCTCATCGAGACTCGCCCCCATTCCTCCTGCACGCAGGACACATGGTGCACCGACGTCGTGGAGTTTAGCTCTCCGCACGATGTCCGCACCCGCCCTGGCGCTGCTATCTACAGGGCTCGTGTCTGGAACGCCAACTATCAGTAG
- a CDS encoding TonB-dependent receptor, whose protein sequence is MFRNIYALLVFFAFASFATLAYGQSAQVQGRVSDSTGAVIPKAAVRVIDLRTNTERKARTNNAGEYIVTGLNPSLYKIFVDAVGFSSAVSRSLTLNVDQNAVLDFELHIGGKSETVTVNGSSAAINTTDGTVSTVVDRQFVENIPLNGRSFQSLILLSPGTVTATPQGSDTSGEFSVNGQRTDSNSFNMDGASAMNSPNSGQGSTSANTGSTSSATTLGTTQAIVSVDALQEFRISTSTYSAEFGRGAGAQVSFTSRSGTNDYHGTAFDYVRNYAFDANNWFNTYAATPLPKPQERQNDFGGTVGGPLSIPYLISGKDRAFFFFSYEGLRLNQPSAAMIKYVPTNGTFNTATYSDARWKNLRANAAEVLKPILNGFPLPNCSIQQDAQCIDYGDGLSPALITTTTPSTIDSLSARVDFQPWTWMRVFARYSDTESSSAGVNYGTSTDVTVQRTRTYLLGVDSVLHNFISNELRLQYSPSYYAFTSTGQPVEGSVPVTGQQSPNIQTMQGLPPAGGLTEFQLYFPKETSITIRPLLYYANDGTRQFQPNAVDTVTWAHGKHLFKAGANYRQTTTYFGDGALSASPEIFNYIDSAANVLNGIEDSVSVITYSREDPIAKNLGLFFQDEWRITPRISLSSGLRWDLNPPVEVSGAQQYTYTGYVTNPSSVQLAPLGTPLYKTTYTDFGPRFGIATTLFNRPGHETVLRGGVGLFYDTGQSVFNGTLGGLGTGNHLALSKTKFPTPASTILQPTIKPIPPYTLSWVIDPHFVPPSTIQWSATLEQAFGSAQTLSIGYVGTQGRNLTAYLEYDLAPSNPNFSYIEQYQNGGSSSYNALQLQYNRQMAHGLQVLASYTWAHAIDTASTAENGIGPGYLDEIQRGNSDHDVRHNFTTALVYNLPTHYSNLWERAVLGNWSADLWFVARTAFPVQLLGTTFFDPATGDVLSTRLNWNGKNPYIHQTGIPGGKQFNPAVFSAPTTAQLGIGNSPRNFLRGFGENESDVAIQRVFPIYKQSHLQFRAEAFNVFNHPNFGALNVTCGATVAGQACNNPIMGQATGTLSSASLGGLSSLYQHGGPRSLQFELKLQF, encoded by the coding sequence ATGTTTCGCAACATTTATGCCCTTCTTGTCTTCTTTGCCTTCGCCAGTTTCGCCACGCTTGCCTACGGACAGAGCGCGCAGGTTCAGGGGCGGGTCTCCGACAGTACCGGAGCCGTCATTCCAAAGGCAGCTGTTCGTGTGATCGACCTGCGAACCAATACCGAGCGCAAAGCTCGTACGAATAATGCGGGCGAATATATCGTGACGGGGCTCAACCCCAGTCTCTATAAGATCTTCGTCGACGCGGTCGGCTTCAGCAGTGCCGTCAGCCGTTCCCTTACTTTGAATGTCGACCAGAATGCGGTGCTGGACTTTGAACTGCATATTGGAGGCAAGTCCGAAACAGTAACGGTCAACGGAAGCAGTGCCGCGATCAACACAACGGATGGCACGGTAAGCACCGTGGTCGATCGTCAGTTCGTTGAGAATATACCGCTGAACGGCAGGAGCTTTCAGTCGCTGATCCTGCTGTCACCCGGCACAGTCACGGCAACCCCTCAGGGATCGGACACCAGCGGCGAGTTCAGCGTCAACGGACAGCGCACGGATTCCAACAGCTTCAATATGGATGGCGCCAGCGCCATGAACTCGCCGAACAGTGGGCAAGGGTCAACGTCAGCCAACACCGGGTCGACATCGAGCGCTACCACGCTCGGAACGACACAGGCCATTGTCTCCGTGGATGCGTTGCAGGAGTTTCGTATCTCGACCTCCACCTACTCTGCTGAGTTTGGGCGGGGAGCAGGAGCCCAGGTCAGCTTCACCTCACGCTCCGGCACGAACGACTATCACGGCACAGCCTTTGATTACGTGCGGAACTATGCCTTTGACGCCAACAACTGGTTCAATACCTATGCCGCGACGCCTCTGCCAAAGCCTCAGGAACGGCAGAATGATTTCGGTGGAACAGTAGGTGGGCCATTGAGTATTCCTTACCTGATTTCGGGTAAAGATCGGGCGTTCTTCTTTTTCTCCTATGAAGGGCTTCGCCTGAACCAGCCATCGGCCGCCATGATTAAATACGTGCCAACCAACGGCACCTTCAACACGGCGACTTATTCGGACGCTCGCTGGAAAAACCTGCGGGCGAACGCTGCGGAAGTACTCAAGCCCATCTTGAATGGATTTCCTCTGCCGAACTGCTCGATCCAGCAGGATGCGCAGTGCATCGACTACGGCGATGGCTTGTCGCCGGCTCTTATTACAACCACCACGCCAAGCACCATCGATTCTCTTAGCGCGCGCGTCGACTTTCAGCCGTGGACTTGGATGCGAGTGTTTGCTCGCTATAGCGACACGGAGAGCAGCAGCGCAGGAGTGAACTACGGCACTAGCACCGACGTAACCGTCCAGCGCACCAGAACGTATCTTCTGGGTGTGGATAGCGTCCTTCACAACTTCATCAGTAATGAGCTGCGGTTGCAGTACTCGCCATCGTATTACGCCTTTACCTCGACAGGGCAGCCCGTCGAAGGATCGGTTCCGGTAACAGGGCAACAATCGCCGAATATCCAGACCATGCAGGGACTACCGCCCGCGGGTGGACTGACCGAATTTCAACTGTACTTTCCAAAAGAGACGTCGATTACGATCAGGCCGCTTTTGTACTACGCCAACGATGGTACTCGCCAGTTTCAGCCGAATGCTGTTGATACAGTCACATGGGCGCATGGGAAGCATCTCTTCAAGGCCGGCGCGAATTACCGCCAGACCACTACGTATTTTGGGGACGGTGCTCTGTCGGCAAGCCCGGAGATCTTCAACTACATCGATAGCGCGGCCAATGTCCTCAACGGTATCGAGGATTCTGTCTCCGTTATCACTTATTCGAGAGAAGATCCGATAGCCAAGAACCTTGGGCTCTTCTTTCAGGACGAGTGGCGTATCACTCCGAGAATAAGTCTTTCTTCGGGACTTCGCTGGGATCTGAATCCACCAGTCGAGGTCTCCGGCGCGCAGCAGTATACGTACACCGGGTACGTCACGAATCCATCTTCGGTGCAACTGGCTCCTCTGGGCACGCCTTTATACAAGACAACCTATACGGATTTTGGACCCAGATTCGGTATAGCTACAACGCTCTTTAATCGGCCTGGTCATGAGACCGTATTACGTGGTGGCGTTGGACTCTTTTACGATACCGGCCAGTCTGTCTTCAATGGCACACTCGGAGGCCTGGGAACCGGCAACCACCTGGCGTTGAGTAAGACAAAGTTTCCGACTCCAGCAAGCACAATCCTGCAACCTACCATCAAGCCGATTCCGCCTTATACCTTGTCGTGGGTCATCGACCCTCATTTTGTTCCACCCTCAACGATCCAGTGGAGCGCCACGCTCGAACAGGCGTTTGGGTCCGCACAGACTCTGAGCATTGGATACGTTGGAACGCAAGGGCGCAATCTTACGGCGTACCTGGAGTACGACTTAGCGCCTTCAAATCCTAACTTCAGCTACATCGAGCAGTACCAAAATGGAGGGAGCTCAAGCTACAACGCACTTCAGCTTCAATACAATCGTCAGATGGCACACGGTCTCCAGGTCCTGGCGAGCTACACCTGGGCACATGCGATCGATACCGCCAGCACGGCAGAAAATGGTATTGGCCCTGGCTATCTGGACGAGATCCAAAGAGGGAACTCTGACCACGATGTTCGCCATAACTTCACTACGGCCCTGGTCTACAACCTTCCTACTCACTATTCGAACCTTTGGGAGAGAGCGGTTCTGGGCAATTGGAGCGCGGACCTCTGGTTCGTTGCGCGAACTGCCTTTCCCGTTCAATTGCTAGGGACCACATTCTTTGATCCTGCTACCGGCGATGTACTTTCGACGCGGCTGAACTGGAACGGCAAAAATCCCTATATCCATCAGACCGGAATTCCCGGTGGCAAGCAATTCAATCCTGCGGTGTTCTCAGCACCGACAACGGCCCAGCTTGGAATTGGAAACTCACCGCGCAATTTTCTCCGCGGGTTTGGGGAGAATGAATCGGACGTGGCGATTCAGCGTGTGTTTCCTATCTATAAGCAGTCCCACCTTCAATTCCGCGCAGAGGCATTCAACGTCTTCAACCATCCGAACTTTGGCGCGCTCAATGTCACCTGTGGCGCCACCGTCGCCGGACAGGCATGCAATAACCCGATTATGGGACAGGCAACAGGCACTCTTTCCAGCGCGTCGCTTGGAGGCTTGTCTTCGCTCTATCAGCACGGAGGGCCGCGCTCTCTGCAATTTGAGTTGAAGTTGCAATTCTAA
- a CDS encoding RNA polymerase sigma factor codes for MPFSHSNPVRRTNEDVFFDYYPRLLEWAAQITHNDRSEAEDLVQDFYLRITRITRPIDEMEQPEGYLFRVLRNLYLVRVRQSGRNPLNNLSIVDYDSIEHGLAVADRGELLFVHDHLRKICRYACERKSTVRSASVLILRFFHGYYPSEVMRILQAGRSSVDMLLQTARNEARLSLERPEAIRCIVPSGNLPLFFSKKGDSTHLLFHELQEAVFSAVEGRCLERAVLERRYGALNGSAKLTAQELSHLVSCRSCLERVNKILDLPSLAERSPEDGIDRDSMSGPGGVSGSRGPSARKKLTRNSPTLRKMERRARELFEHRPSSLEIVVDGEVRSSQRVTAEVNELRLRLANKEEPSLIEVQSEQLYCLACLPLESPDRSDRMKQVETISLSDRRSLILTVTFGPDDLIVHVLYLDPVMAEMPETDIAFESANAPALFETGSVSNGGFIPIVRHSERQFRRWTSSFSVWLQRQYRRLFIGNMNPFLASAVFLTLGACVCLWLWHKSTPPMSANLFLQRAETADQIAVSTGESKVIAQKVRIRTASQTIERVIHRDTSGRRKPKLQPLDRQTTMLQARLAKAGVNWDAPLSAAAYQDWYKHSRVTRDSVQTAGSTLLMLTTTIDSGDVTKESLTVRAADFHPVERTISFRDTGNVEIAELDYNVMPWSAADPSWFEPVVTTAASDLPAMHAAIHLPRGLADSELDEAELGARTVLNQLQADAGEPISLARTAEGMEVKGVVDTNARKRELLSRLALIPNVHASILSAEEIGPRPLPSAVSGDGQPRSPIQEQPSPLEQYLRKKNLSMDQLVPASDNLLDGSLRIVQAGVHLSELQSRFREVNPLPVNEQTQLETLSRNYRGTITAGIYANQQILLSLGFASSSPVPEISEPDRSGRGIDEQLRRYRQLCLEMVSNETGLTRSAPEIAREILDVGERIRLHLADTSTAFRKDNN; via the coding sequence ATGCCCTTCTCTCACTCCAACCCGGTTCGGAGAACCAACGAAGATGTGTTCTTCGACTATTACCCTCGTTTGCTGGAGTGGGCCGCTCAAATCACACACAACGATCGCTCCGAGGCAGAGGACCTGGTCCAGGATTTTTATCTGCGCATCACTCGGATTACACGACCGATTGATGAGATGGAGCAGCCTGAGGGATATCTGTTCCGTGTGCTTCGCAATCTTTATCTCGTCCGAGTGCGCCAGAGCGGGCGCAATCCGCTCAACAATTTATCGATCGTCGATTACGACTCGATAGAACATGGCCTCGCCGTTGCTGATCGCGGTGAACTGTTATTTGTCCACGATCATCTCCGAAAGATCTGTCGCTATGCCTGTGAGCGGAAGAGCACGGTTCGCTCAGCCAGTGTCCTGATTCTGCGATTTTTCCACGGCTACTACCCCTCCGAGGTGATGAGGATACTCCAGGCCGGACGCTCCTCGGTCGACATGCTTTTACAGACGGCGCGAAACGAAGCGCGGCTCTCTCTGGAAAGGCCGGAAGCCATTCGTTGCATTGTGCCCTCTGGCAATCTTCCTCTCTTCTTCTCGAAGAAAGGAGATAGCACTCATCTCCTGTTCCATGAACTGCAGGAGGCGGTCTTCAGTGCCGTTGAAGGAAGATGCCTGGAGCGTGCTGTGCTTGAGCGACGGTATGGCGCTCTGAATGGCTCTGCGAAGTTAACTGCTCAGGAACTAAGTCATCTGGTAAGTTGCAGAAGCTGTCTTGAGCGAGTGAATAAAATTCTCGACTTACCCTCGCTGGCCGAACGCTCTCCTGAAGATGGCATCGACCGTGACAGTATGTCCGGCCCTGGAGGAGTAAGTGGTTCCAGAGGGCCAAGTGCACGCAAGAAGCTGACGAGAAATAGCCCCACTCTGCGCAAGATGGAGCGTCGAGCCCGCGAACTCTTCGAGCATCGCCCTTCCAGCCTGGAGATCGTCGTGGATGGTGAGGTGCGTTCTTCGCAGAGAGTTACCGCGGAGGTTAATGAACTTCGCTTGAGACTGGCAAACAAGGAAGAACCATCGCTTATCGAAGTACAGAGCGAGCAGTTGTACTGCCTGGCTTGCCTCCCCTTGGAGAGCCCGGATCGCTCCGACAGAATGAAGCAGGTCGAAACGATCTCTCTCAGTGACCGACGTTCTCTTATCCTTACCGTCACCTTTGGCCCGGACGATCTTATCGTCCACGTCCTGTACCTCGACCCAGTGATGGCTGAGATGCCGGAGACGGATATAGCGTTCGAGAGCGCAAACGCTCCTGCGCTATTTGAAACAGGCTCCGTATCGAATGGGGGATTCATTCCGATTGTTCGTCACTCTGAACGGCAGTTTCGACGCTGGACAAGCAGTTTCTCCGTCTGGCTGCAGCGGCAATATCGCAGACTCTTCATCGGCAATATGAACCCATTTCTTGCAAGTGCCGTATTCCTTACTCTCGGCGCGTGTGTTTGCCTCTGGCTATGGCACAAGAGCACACCACCGATGTCAGCAAATCTATTCCTGCAACGTGCTGAGACAGCGGACCAGATCGCCGTCTCCACAGGAGAATCGAAGGTCATTGCTCAGAAGGTTCGTATTCGGACCGCCTCGCAGACGATCGAACGAGTCATTCACCGCGATACAAGCGGTCGCCGGAAACCAAAGCTGCAGCCACTTGACCGTCAAACTACGATGCTCCAGGCGAGACTGGCAAAGGCAGGTGTGAACTGGGATGCTCCTTTATCTGCAGCTGCCTATCAGGATTGGTATAAGCATTCACGAGTTACTAGGGATAGTGTGCAGACGGCAGGCAGCACTCTGCTTATGTTGACCACAACGATTGACAGTGGCGACGTCACGAAGGAATCGCTTACCGTTCGTGCTGCCGATTTTCATCCTGTTGAACGGACCATCTCCTTCCGAGATACCGGCAATGTAGAGATCGCTGAATTGGATTACAACGTAATGCCTTGGAGCGCGGCTGATCCGAGCTGGTTTGAGCCAGTTGTAACGACTGCGGCAAGTGATCTGCCAGCCATGCACGCTGCGATTCATCTGCCTCGTGGGCTCGCCGATTCTGAATTGGATGAGGCGGAGTTGGGGGCGCGGACAGTTCTGAATCAACTGCAGGCAGATGCCGGTGAGCCGATCAGCCTCGCGCGCACGGCTGAAGGCATGGAGGTCAAAGGAGTCGTCGACACGAATGCTCGCAAGAGGGAGCTCTTATCCCGCTTAGCGCTTATTCCAAACGTGCACGCTTCGATCTTGAGCGCGGAAGAGATCGGGCCTCGTCCGCTGCCGAGTGCCGTGTCTGGAGATGGGCAGCCACGATCTCCCATTCAGGAGCAGCCTTCACCCCTGGAGCAGTATCTTCGCAAGAAAAATCTGTCGATGGATCAACTGGTGCCTGCTTCGGATAACTTGCTGGATGGAAGTCTCCGCATCGTCCAGGCAGGAGTTCATCTCTCCGAGTTGCAGTCTCGTTTTCGAGAAGTGAATCCGCTTCCGGTGAATGAGCAGACGCAACTGGAAACACTGTCCCGCAACTATAGAGGAACGATCACTGCGGGTATCTATGCCAATCAGCAAATTCTATTGTCGTTAGGATTTGCCAGCTCGAGTCCCGTTCCTGAGATTTCAGAACCCGATCGTTCAGGCCGTGGCATCGATGAACAACTTCGCCGATACAGGCAACTTTGTCTTGAAATGGTGAGCAACGAGACAGGGCTAACTCGGTCTGCGCCGGAGATTGCCAGAGAGATCCTCGATGTCGGCGAGCGAATCCGCCTGCACCTGGCAGATACATCTACAGCATTCCGAAAAGATAACAACTAA
- a CDS encoding PD40 domain-containing protein translates to MIRNGEVDAQMGRILKSSIFASAARSRQFLEFCVGRALRGEVSDLKETTIAVEVFLRAADYDPKSDPIVRVHARRVREKLDQYYRTEGAGDPIRIELPKGGYVPQILRTLPTRRTEFSGWEEQFAGEHIAPAVERAVAQQSRSFAMGVPPPAAASRNRHLLIGAILAVVALAGFSVAWIWRGQPHVNAASFNALSPVDLFTGNTTDSAWSPDGRWLAVAMIPHGEDQSHIYIQDVHGDASPVRLTEGSLAETRPVWSPDGREIAFTRRVDMSHFEVVRFNLAAKTLNTVGKFVSYWPIGDDHPALDWSSDGRFLLTTEQPVAGNPMRIVLISVATGERTSVTSPPIGSSGDIDAKFSPDGSWIAFRRGGLGDLYMVSVKGEQVKPATRLTFDTDGVRGLAWIDHGRSILYGTQRNETTPYGLWRITRDGGTPQPVTPADFDAINPSISPTGTLVFEHRQLITELIEQPLATGGGAHTPLPSDKTDSSPVYSPDGHSVAFVSTRSGWGEVWLYRTGSDAPVQLTHFHGEGLVFPPSWSPDGRSIAFSFRKYGATNLMVCDLASHSIRTLTTTRKRDFNPVYSADGAYLFFSSNEDGTSSIWRMRVDGTGRPEPLFVEAVASFLPSADGRWLYFIEQGAQLSLSRRSLVDGSTEQIFQVAGRATFTDTIAIAGNHVYVAVSESDLAVSDIFEIDPTTRRAHVVAHLRDLPPLSASGIAGFSVSPDGRTLIVDHTKRYATGLYEVKQGLTMPGA, encoded by the coding sequence ATGATCCGAAACGGTGAAGTTGACGCTCAGATGGGCCGTATCCTGAAGTCGTCGATCTTTGCCAGTGCTGCGCGGTCGAGGCAGTTCCTTGAGTTCTGCGTCGGAAGAGCGTTGCGTGGAGAGGTCTCCGATCTCAAGGAGACCACGATCGCCGTCGAGGTCTTTCTGCGCGCCGCCGACTACGATCCGAAGAGCGACCCGATCGTACGCGTGCATGCCCGGCGAGTACGCGAGAAGCTGGATCAGTACTACCGCACGGAGGGCGCGGGCGACCCGATCAGGATCGAGCTGCCCAAGGGCGGCTATGTGCCGCAGATTCTGCGCACCCTGCCGACGCGCAGGACCGAGTTCTCCGGTTGGGAGGAGCAATTTGCAGGCGAGCATATCGCGCCTGCGGTGGAGCGCGCTGTCGCACAACAATCGCGAAGCTTCGCAATGGGCGTCCCACCTCCTGCGGCCGCATCACGCAACCGGCATCTGTTAATTGGAGCCATCCTTGCCGTAGTGGCGCTGGCGGGCTTCTCGGTCGCGTGGATCTGGCGGGGACAGCCGCACGTCAACGCCGCCTCCTTCAACGCGTTGAGTCCCGTCGATCTCTTCACCGGGAACACGACCGACTCCGCCTGGTCTCCTGACGGCAGGTGGCTGGCGGTGGCGATGATCCCGCACGGCGAAGATCAGTCGCATATCTATATACAGGATGTGCATGGCGACGCCTCGCCGGTGCGCCTGACGGAGGGCTCGCTCGCCGAGACACGGCCTGTCTGGTCTCCCGATGGTCGTGAGATAGCCTTCACGCGCCGCGTCGATATGTCGCACTTCGAGGTCGTCCGCTTCAATCTCGCGGCAAAGACCCTGAACACCGTGGGGAAATTCGTCTCCTACTGGCCGATCGGCGACGACCATCCCGCGCTCGACTGGTCGTCCGATGGTCGATTCCTGCTCACCACCGAACAGCCTGTCGCGGGAAACCCAATGCGCATCGTGCTGATCTCGGTAGCGACCGGCGAGCGTACCTCAGTCACCTCTCCGCCGATCGGTTCGAGTGGAGACATCGACGCAAAGTTTTCGCCTGACGGTTCATGGATCGCCTTCCGGCGCGGCGGCCTGGGCGATCTCTACATGGTTTCGGTCAAGGGCGAGCAGGTAAAGCCCGCGACGCGGTTGACCTTCGACACCGACGGAGTGCGCGGCCTCGCCTGGATCGATCATGGCCGCTCGATCCTCTACGGCACCCAGCGGAACGAGACCACACCTTATGGCCTGTGGAGAATCACCAGGGATGGAGGCACGCCGCAGCCGGTGACACCGGCGGACTTCGACGCGATCAATCCATCGATTTCACCCACCGGCACGCTGGTCTTCGAGCACAGGCAGTTGATTACGGAGCTGATCGAGCAGCCACTGGCCACAGGCGGCGGCGCGCATACGCCGCTCCCGTCGGACAAGACCGACTCCTCACCGGTCTACTCGCCCGATGGCCACTCCGTCGCTTTCGTCAGCACACGCAGCGGCTGGGGAGAGGTTTGGCTGTATCGCACAGGATCGGATGCTCCCGTACAACTGACGCACTTTCACGGTGAGGGCCTGGTCTTTCCGCCGTCCTGGTCCCCTGATGGCCGCTCGATTGCATTCAGTTTTCGCAAATATGGCGCTACGAACCTGATGGTGTGCGACCTCGCCTCGCACTCGATCCGTACGCTGACAACGACGCGCAAACGCGACTTCAATCCCGTCTACAGCGCCGATGGAGCGTATCTGTTCTTTTCCTCGAATGAGGACGGCACTTCCAGTATCTGGCGCATGCGGGTTGACGGCACTGGTCGTCCCGAGCCTCTGTTTGTAGAGGCCGTGGCCAGCTTTCTTCCCTCGGCCGATGGGCGGTGGCTCTACTTTATCGAGCAGGGGGCGCAGCTCTCGCTCTCGCGCAGAAGCCTTGTCGATGGCTCTACCGAGCAGATCTTTCAGGTGGCCGGACGCGCGACCTTCACGGACACGATCGCGATCGCGGGCAATCACGTATACGTAGCGGTGTCAGAGAGCGATCTCGCTGTCTCGGACATCTTTGAGATAGATCCCACCACAAGACGCGCCCATGTCGTTGCTCACCTGCGCGATCTTCCTCCACTCTCAGCGTCGGGGATCGCCGGCTTCTCGGTCTCTCCAGACGGACGCACGCTGATCGTCGACCACACAAAACGCTATGCGACCGGGCTCTATGAGGTGAAGCAAGGCTTGACGATGCCTGGAGCGTAA